Sequence from the Mesorhizobium sp. PAMC28654 genome:
AATGTTGATCAGCAGACCGATGCCGTAGCGCGCGCCAACGAACTCGCCAACGATCGCGCCGATGATGGCAAAGCCGAAGCTGACATGCAGACTGGCGAAGATCCAGCTCATCGCCGACGGAACGATCACCGAACGGGTCAATTGCCAGTTGGAAGCGCCGAGGATGCGCGCGTTGGCGATCATCGCCCTGTCGGCTTCTCGAACGCCCTGGAATGCATTGTGGAACACGACGAAGAAAACCATCACGAAGGCAAGCGCCACTTTCGAAGCGAGGCCCAGGCCGAGGATCATGATGAAGATCGGCGCCAGAACCACGCGCGGAATGGAATTGATCACCTTGATGTAGATGGAGAAGATATCGGCGGCCATCCGGTTACGACCGAGCGCGACACCAATGATGATGCCGGCAACAGAACCGGTGACGAAGCCGATCGTGGCTTCCTCCATGGTGACATAGAGATGGTACCAGAGCGGCCCTTCGGAGGTTCCTTCGGTCGTCCATTCGTAGAGCCGCTGCGCGATCGCGCTCGGCATTGCGTAGAAGAACGGATCGATCCAGGCTAGCCGCGCGGCGATCTCCCACAAGCCGAGAAAAGCAACGAGAATTGCGACCCGCCAGAACATCACGGTGCGGCGACGGTGCTGTGCCGCCTTCGCGGCGGCGGCTTCGATTTCGGCGTCGGAGGTGCCCGGCCTGAACGTTCCGGAGCTGATATCTATGGCGGCATCAGTCATGGCATTCCTCCTCAGGCTGCCGCACGCGCATAGCTGGTCTCGACCTCTTCCTTGAGGTCGGCCCAGATCGTGCGCGAATAGTCGATGAAGCTTTTTTCGTAGCGGATGTCGGCGACAACCCGCGGACGAGGCAGGTCTATAGTATAAACCGACTTCACGGTCGCAGGTCCGGCGGTCAGAACATAGACCTTGTCGGCCAGCGCAATCGCCTCTTCGAGATCGTGCGTGACGAAGACCACCGAGGCCTTTGCCTGCGACCACAGGCGCAACAGTTCCTCGTGCATCAGCACGCGCGTCTGCACGTCGAGCGCCGAAAACGGCTCGTCCATGAGAAGGATCTCGGGTCCGTTGATGAATGTCTGGGCAAGCGCCACACGTTTGCGCATGCCACCCGAAAGCTGATGTGGGTAAT
This genomic interval carries:
- a CDS encoding ABC transporter permease — translated: MTDAAIDISSGTFRPGTSDAEIEAAAAKAAQHRRRTVMFWRVAILVAFLGLWEIAARLAWIDPFFYAMPSAIAQRLYEWTTEGTSEGPLWYHLYVTMEEATIGFVTGSVAGIIIGVALGRNRMAADIFSIYIKVINSIPRVVLAPIFIMILGLGLASKVALAFVMVFFVVFHNAFQGVREADRAMIANARILGASNWQLTRSVIVPSAMSWIFASLHVSFGFAIIGAIVGEFVGARYGIGLLINIAKGSFDAAGMYAAIVIVMVVALGAEYLMTMVEDRLAKWRPQPLHETQ